The following coding sequences are from one Apodemus sylvaticus chromosome X, mApoSyl1.1, whole genome shotgun sequence window:
- the LOC127675657 gene encoding LOW QUALITY PROTEIN: ubiquitin-conjugating enzyme E2 C-like (The sequence of the model RefSeq protein was modified relative to this genomic sequence to represent the inferred CDS: deleted 2 bases in 2 codons) yields the protein MTLMMSGYKGISTFLESDNLFKWVGTIHRAAGTIYEDQRYKRFLEFPSGYPYTMPTEKFLTPSYHPNMDTQCNICIDILKYKWSAIFDIRTILLAIQSLLGEPNIKKPFNNMAAELWKNPITFKMYLQETYSMQISSQEP from the exons ATGACCCTCATGATGTCTGGTTACAAAGGAATTTCTACCTTCCTTGAATCAGATAACCTATTCAAATGGGTAGGGACCATCCATAGAGCAGCTGGCACAATATATGAAGACCAGAGGTATAAACGCTTCTTAGAGTTCCCCAGCGGCTACCCTTACACTATGCCCACAGAGAAGTTCCTAACACCTTCCTACCACCCCAACATGGACACTCAATGCAACATCTGCATTGACATCCTTAAGTATAAGTGGTCTGCAATATTTGATATCAGAACCATCTTACTCGCTATTCAGAGCCTGCTAGGAGAACCCAACATAAAAAAACCCTTTAATAATATG GCTGCAGAGCTCTGGAAAAAC CCCATTACATTTAAGATGTACCTGCAAGAAACCTATTCAATGCAGATCTCCAGCCAAGAACCCTGA